The Stigmatella ashevillena genomic sequence CGCGCGTGCCGATGATGCTCTCGCCCTCCTTGAGGTTTCCCGTGCGGCGGATCTCCAGCCGCATCGACGAGTAGAACTTCAGCGCGTTGCCGCCCGTGGTCGTCTCCGGGTTGCCGAACATCACGCCGATCTTCATGCGGATCTGGTTGATGAAGATGATGCAGGTGCCCGAGCGGCTCACCGCGCCCGTGAGCTTGCGCAGCGCCTGGCTCATCAGCCGGGCCTGCACGCCCATGTGTGCATCCCCCATCTCGCCTTCGATCTCCGCGCGGGGCACCAGCGCGGCCACCGAGTCCACCACGATGAGGTCCACCGCCCCGGAGCGCACGAGCTGCTCGGTGATTTCCAGCGCCTGCTCGCCGGTGTCAGGCTGGGAGATGAGCAGCTCCTCCACACGCACCCCCAGCTTGCGGGCGTAGTTGACGTCCAGCGCGTGCTCGGCGTCGATGAACGCCGCCACCCCGCCCGATGCCTGCACCTGCGCGATGGCATGCAGGCTGAGGCTCGTCTTCCCGGAGGACTCGTTGCCGAAGAGTTCCACCACCCGTCCACGAGGGTAACCACCCACCCCCAGGGCCCGGTCCAGGCTCACCGAGCCCGATGCGATGACCGCCACCTTCTGCTCCTGCGCCTCGCCGCCCAGCGCCATCACCGCCCCCTTGCCAAACTGCTTCTCGATTGCCGCCACCGCTGCCGCCACGGCCTTCAGCTTCTCCGCCACTTTGTTCATGGTTGCTCCAACGCCGCCCTTCACGGGGACTGGTTGCTGCGCCCGGGCCACGCCCATGCCCAGGGGCGCATCGTGCCTGCCCAGGAGCAATGGCCGTGCCGCGCGGCTTCCGCTCGAAAGCGCGTGAGGGGAGGAGTCCAGAAACGAGCCGTTCGTCCTGTTCCGTGGATGGAGACGGACGGGAGCGCTTACGGCGACGAAGAAGGAGGCGGGGGAGAGCGGCCCTCGTGGCCTTGCTGGGCGATGGCTTCGTCCACGGCGCCCGGGCCTCCCAGTTCCCGGTGGAGCTGGATGATGGCGTCACGCGTCCGGCGCAGCAGCGCATCCCGGTCGGTCCCCTGGAGTCCCCGGGTCTCGATGGGCTCCCCCACCTTCACGCGGATGTCGTGCCGGCGCAGGCGGATGCCGCCGGTGGGCAGGGCGCGGCCGGAGCCTTCGATGGCCACGGGAACGATGGGCACCTGGGCCTCGATGGCGAGGACGAAGGGGCCCTTCTTGAAGGGGAGGATGAGCCCATCCACGGAGCGCGTTCCCTCGGGAAACGCCAGAATGCTCTTGCCCGCGCGAATGCGTTCACCCGCCTGCTTCAAGCTCTGCACCGCCTTGCGGCGCTGGGTGCGGTTGATGAAGATCATCCCCGTCATCGCCATGTACCACCCGAGGAAGGGCACATACTGAAGGGCGTGCTTGGCGATGAACCGGATGTTCACCGGCAGCGCGGCGAACGCGCAGGGGATGTCCATCGCGGACTGGTGGTTCACCAGGAAGATGTGGGGCTGGCTCCAGTCGATGTCCGGCAGTGGCTCCACATGCAGGTGGGCGCCGGCGATGCGCCAATGCATGGGGGCCCAGATGCGCCGCGCCATGATCAACGGCAGGTTGCCGTTGAGTGTCAGCACCATCAGGATCCCCGACAGGCTGATCCAGAAAACCCCCCACACCACCAGAAAGGCGAGTTGAAGCACGTTGAGCAGCGGGTAGAGCCACGTCATGTCCGGCAAAACCTCTTGGGCGTCACAGCGCCCCTGGGGATCGTCTTTTTGTCGCGTTGAAGTCAATTGGAGAGGACGCAACGCGGTGCCAGACCGGAGGTTACAAGACAAGATTGACTTCGCGGAGGGAGGAACGGACTGCTCTGCCTGTGACTTCCCCAACGGACACTCGGCACCATGTGGTCATCCTCGGCGGCGGCTTTGGCGGGCTCTACGCGGCGATGAGGTTGAAGCGCGCACCGGTCAGGGTGACGCTCGTGGACCGCCACAACCACCATCTGTTCCAGCCGTTGCTCTACCAGGTCGCGACGGCGACGCTCAGTCCGAGCGATATCGCCTCCCCGCTGAGGGGCTTGCTGGGCAGGCACCACATCTCCGTCCTGCTCGCGGAGGCCACCCGCGTGGATGTCCAAGCCAAGCGTGTGATTCTCGCGGATGGCGAACTGGCGTACGACTCGCTGATTGTCGCCACGGGGGCCACCCACTCCTACTTCGGGAACGACGCATGGGCGAAGCATGCGCCGGGGCTCAAAAGCATCGAGGACGCGGTGGAGATCCGCCGGCAGGTTCTGCTGGCCTTCGAGATGGCGGAGCGCGAATCCGATCCAGAGCTGCGCCGGCAGTTGTTGACCTTCGTCATCGTTGGAGGGGGGCCCACGGGGGTGGAGCTGGCGGGAGCGCTCGCGGAGATCAGCCGCCATGCCCTGGTGCGGGACTTCCAGAACATTGATCCCTCGCAGGCCCGGATCATCCTGGTGGAGGGCACCCATCACCTGCTGCCCTCCTATCCCGAGGCCCTGGCCCACCGGGCGAGACAGTCGTTGGAACGCCTGGGCGTTGAGGTGCGGACAGGGGTCCGGGTCACCCGGATCGACGAGACGGGGGTCTTCGTGGGAGACGAATACATCCCGGCCCGGACGAAGCTCTGGGCCGCGGGGGTGGCGGCCTCTCCCCTGGCACGGTCACTGGGCGTGGCGCTGGATCGCGCGGGCCGGGTCTCGGTCTCACCGGAGCTGACCCTGCCAGGACGGCAGGATGTCTTCGTCATTGGAGACCTCGCATTCATCCAACAGGGGGAGCACCCCATTCCTGGCGTGGCGCCGGCGGCAATGCAGCAAGGGCGGCACGCGGCGAGCAACATTCTGCGCCAGCTCAAGGGGCAGCCCATGGAGCCCTTCCGCTTCAATGACCGGGGAACGTTCTCCGTCATTGGCCGCGGTTCGGCCGTGGGGCTCGCCCTGGCACGCTTCCCGATGTCGGGCTACATCGCGTGGCTCGCTTGGCTCTTCATCCACGTGCTCTTTCTCATCGGGTTTCGAAGCAAGGCGGCGGTGCTGCTGAACTGGGCCTACTCGTATCTGGCCTTCCGGCGCTCGGCGCGCATCATCACGGGGGCTGTTCCCCTGCTGCCGCGGCCCCCGCCCCCCGGGGAATCATGATGCCCGGGCTCAGGGCTTGCCGGGGCGCGAGAACGCATCCGGGCGGCCGGGGAGGGCCCCGTGCGTGTTGGCGTGGAGCCAGCCCCGGCGATCGAGGATGCGGCAGTCGATGGCCAGTTGAATGTCCACGTCTTCGATGCGCGCGTGTCCCTCCAGATCGGCCCGCGTGAGGGCCAGCTTGAGGATGCGGTCGTGGGCCCGGGCGGACAGTCCATGGTGGCGCACGGCCAACTCCAGCATGCGCTCGGCGCGAGAACTCAGGACGCAATGGCCGCGCAGCAACCGGGGGGGCATCTGGGCATTGCAGTGGACGCCCGGCTCGTCTCGGAAGCGGGTGCGTTGCCGTTCCCGGGCGGCTTCCACCCGTTCCCGGTAGTAGGTGCTCGGGGGTTCATCGGCGTGGGTCCGGGCGATCTGGTGGTACTCCACGGGGCGGGTCTGGAGGGTGATGTCGATGCGGTCCAGCAGGGGCCCGCTCACCCGGGCGTGGTAGTCGAAGACGCGGTGCTCAGCACAGGTGCACGTGCGTCCGGGCACGTTGAAATAGCCGCAGGGGCAGGGGTTCATCGCCGCCACCAGCATCACCCGGCAGGGGTAGGTGACGTTCTGGCTGGCGCGCGCCAGGTGGATGAGCCCCTCCTCCATCGGTTGGCGCAGCACCTCCAGCACGTTCTTGCGGAACTCCGGCAGCTCATCGAGGAACAGCACTCCGTGGTGTCCCAGGGACAGCTCGCCGGGCCGCGCCGCGGGGCCACCGCCCACCAGACCGGCATCGGAGATGGTGTGATGCGGGGCTCGGAAGGGCCTCTCGCGCATCAAGGCCTGGTCCTCGCCCAACATCCCGAGGACCGAGTAGATCTTCGTCACCTCCAGTGCCTCGGTGAAGGTCATCGTGGGCAGGATGCTGGGCAACCGCCGGGCGAGCATGGTCTTGCCCGAACCCGGAGGGCCGCACATCAACATGTAGAGGACTTCGAGACCCCATCTCGGGGTAAGGTACTCTTCTCGGAGCCCTTCACCATGCTCGCACCCAAGCCAAAGGCGTACAGCTACCTGCGGTTCTCAACCCCGGAGCAGAAGCAGGGAGACAGCGGTAGACGACAGACGACACTGGCCCGGGAGTATGCGGAGAAACACGGCCTGGACCTGGATGCTCAGTTGGCCTTCAACGATGAAGGGGTGAGCGCCTACAGGGGAAAGAACTCCGAGACTGGGAAGCTAGGGGAGTTCTTGGGTGCGGTGAGGACGGGGATTGTTCCCCCAGGGGCGTATCTGCTCGTTGAGTCCCTGGACCGTATCAGCCGACAGGCAGCACGGAAGGCTCAGAGGGTTCTTGAGGACATCTGCGAAGAGGGTGTGACGGTAGTCACGCTGACGGATGGCCGGGCATACACCAAGGAACTACTGGACTCAGACCCCACGGCCCTCTTGATGTCCCTGCTGATCTTCATCCGTGCGAACGAAGAGAGCACCATGAAGTCTCGGCGGCTCAAGGCTGCATGGACTGGGAAGCGCCAGAGGGCCAGCAGCGAGCCGATAACCGCGAAGTGTCCGGGATGGGTGAGGCTCAACAAGGCTACCGGCAAGTGGGCGCTAATCCCCGAGCGGGCAGAGGTAGTGCAGCGCGTGTTCCGTGAGTCCCTGGAAGGACGCGGACAGCACACCATCACTCAAGGGCTCAACAGGGACGCAATCCCCGTGTTCGGGAAGGCCGGGCACTGGCACCGTTCCTACGTCGCAAAACTTCTGAGTAACCCCGCTGTCATGGGGACCTACGTCCCTCACTCCCTCGAATGGCTGGACGGGAAGCGCGCCCGAAAGGCACTGGACCCAATCCAGGGTTACTTCCCTGCGGTAGTGGACTCTGAGACGTACCAGCGAGTGCAGGCCCTCCGGATGGATGCTGCAAGTCCCCAGAGGGGCCGTCATGCTGGGAAGGACCTGCGGAACATCTTCGGTGGCCTCCTCCGGTGTTCGGAGTGTGGTGGGGCGATGGTCATGGTCAACAAGGGGAAGAGGAGTCAGCCTTACGTGGTCTGCGGCAAGGCGAAGACCGGGGCAGGGTGCGGCTACAGGGCGGTCAGGTATGAACGGCTGGAGTACGCCTTGCTGAATCATGCCCCTCAACTGCTGGCCATCATCCCTGGGGGGGGAAGTGAAGAGGGGGAGGAAGTCCAGGCAGAACTCGACCGCGCAGAAGCCGCTCTTGATGCTGCTGATGACCTCCTAGCTCAACTAGGGGAGGACTACCGGAACACGCGGCTCCGGACTCTCCTGACTCAGATTCAGGAAGTGGAGCAAGAGCGAGATGCCCTCAAGGCCAAGAGGGATGAACTCGTAGAGAGGCGGGATGCGACGGTCGGCCCGTTCCTCGAACAGCGGGCAAGTGAGGCCCTCTCTGCCGTGACTGCGGAACCCTTGGACAGGAAGCGCGCGAATGTGGCGCTTCGGACCGTCCTAGCGAGTGTAACCGTAAACCCCAGAGGTGGACTGATGGTGCTCCGCTGGAAGCATGGGGGAGAGGCTCAACACCTCTTCTCCTTCCCCGAAGAGTAGCGAACCCCCGCGCTCTATCGGTCCGGTTTGCTCCCCTGCACTCACCTCTCAGGGGAGCATGGTGTCTCCTTCGGTTTCTCTTTGGGTACAGCTAGTGGAGAAGAGGAGCCGCTTGCTTGGTCTTGTGGGTCTTGGACTTCGGAGTCTTGGCCTTCGGAGTCTTGTGGGTCTTGGACTTCGGAGTCTTGGGGGGCTTGGACTTCGGAGTCTTGGCCTTCGGAGTCTTGGGGGTCTTGGGCTTCTTCGGAGTCTTGGGGGTCTTGCTCTCCAGTCCTTCAACGGGGAACCGCCACATGACCAAGGGCACCCGACCGGATGCACGAGAGAACAGGACGATATCCCCTGGGAACTCTCCAGAGATCGCAGGGTCCTCTACCGCGTTGTGAGATGCCCACAGGTGAGCAGGGTCTTCTTCGTTACGGACAACCCTGCGCAGTTGGTTGATGCGCTCTCGCACTAGAGCGAGCACGGAGTAGATGCCCACCGGGGCATCCCGCTCCTGTTCCTCGTCCAGTTCCTTCCTCGCGTAGAGATCCGCAAGCAGTTGAGCCCCCAGAGTCGCTCCAGACAGGGTGGCTAGCTCCAAGTCCAGGCTGACCACCAGGGGTCTGGGGGTGATGCTGAATCCGCTCTCTTCGGTCATGTAGGCCGTCCTTTCGTCGGTGTAGGCCCGCTCACCATGGTAACTCATGAGTTGGGTAACTCAACAGTTTCCATGCGGTCTCTCCTACCACCAAGGTCGGCAACTCCTGAGTTGTGGTAACTTGAGAGTTGGGCTGGCCAATGTCCGCCCGTGGCCACACGCAAGTCACCCCACACCCACGGGCGTTCCGAAGTCCGGACAAGGAAGGATCTGGCACCCGCCATCAAGCGGGAGCTAAAGCGCCTTGGTACGCGGCTCCGCGAACTTCGCACAGAGCGGGGACTCTCTCAGGAAGAGGCAGCAGAGATCATGGGGATTCACCCCAAGTCCATGCCGCGCCTTGAGGGAGGGAGCACAAACCCCACTGTTGCCACCCTCGTAGCTGCGGCAGTGGCCTTCAAGGTTCCACTCCGAGACCTGTTCCCGGAGAGCGAAGAGGAAGTGACCGGGAAGTGACAGAGGGACATGGCCCTTAGTCCGACCATCCCCAATGGAGGCCAACTCCCTGACGCGCTACCCACTCGGAATAGGGGAGGAGGGTAACGAAGTAGGTACCAGTCAGAGGGGAGGGTAAAGTCTACTATAGAGATACTATAAGGTATCTATAGTGTACTTTAAGGTATCTATTAAGGACTTTATAGTAGTTCTTATTTAAGTAGATCTATGTAGAAGAAAGTCTACAGAAGACAGAGAACTTAGAGATCCACGAGTCCACAGGTAGAGATCTGCTAGTGCTCTTGCTGGTCTCTGGTGACTTCCGCTTC encodes the following:
- a CDS encoding helix-turn-helix transcriptional regulator, which codes for MATRKSPHTHGRSEVRTRKDLAPAIKRELKRLGTRLRELRTERGLSQEEAAEIMGIHPKSMPRLEGGSTNPTVATLVAAAVAFKVPLRDLFPESEEEVTGK
- a CDS encoding lysophospholipid acyltransferase family protein; protein product: MTWLYPLLNVLQLAFLVVWGVFWISLSGILMVLTLNGNLPLIMARRIWAPMHWRIAGAHLHVEPLPDIDWSQPHIFLVNHQSAMDIPCAFAALPVNIRFIAKHALQYVPFLGWYMAMTGMIFINRTQRRKAVQSLKQAGERIRAGKSILAFPEGTRSVDGLILPFKKGPFVLAIEAQVPIVPVAIEGSGRALPTGGIRLRRHDIRVKVGEPIETRGLQGTDRDALLRRTRDAIIQLHRELGGPGAVDEAIAQQGHEGRSPPPPSSSP
- a CDS encoding NAD(P)/FAD-dependent oxidoreductase; the encoded protein is MTSPTDTRHHVVILGGGFGGLYAAMRLKRAPVRVTLVDRHNHHLFQPLLYQVATATLSPSDIASPLRGLLGRHHISVLLAEATRVDVQAKRVILADGELAYDSLIVATGATHSYFGNDAWAKHAPGLKSIEDAVEIRRQVLLAFEMAERESDPELRRQLLTFVIVGGGPTGVELAGALAEISRHALVRDFQNIDPSQARIILVEGTHHLLPSYPEALAHRARQSLERLGVEVRTGVRVTRIDETGVFVGDEYIPARTKLWAAGVAASPLARSLGVALDRAGRVSVSPELTLPGRQDVFVIGDLAFIQQGEHPIPGVAPAAMQQGRHAASNILRQLKGQPMEPFRFNDRGTFSVIGRGSAVGLALARFPMSGYIAWLAWLFIHVLFLIGFRSKAAVLLNWAYSYLAFRRSARIITGAVPLLPRPPPPGES
- the recA gene encoding recombinase RecA; protein product: MNKVAEKLKAVAAAVAAIEKQFGKGAVMALGGEAQEQKVAVIASGSVSLDRALGVGGYPRGRVVELFGNESSGKTSLSLHAIAQVQASGGVAAFIDAEHALDVNYARKLGVRVEELLISQPDTGEQALEITEQLVRSGAVDLIVVDSVAALVPRAEIEGEMGDAHMGVQARLMSQALRKLTGAVSRSGTCIIFINQIRMKIGVMFGNPETTTGGNALKFYSSMRLEIRRTGNLKEGESIIGTRARVKVVKNKLAPPFQEAEFDLLYGVGIHRAGEVLDLGVQMGFIEKSGSHFSLRGERIGQGRERATDWLREHPQAMEALATELAGTAPAMASLPGPAEAVA
- a CDS encoding recombinase family protein, whose product is MLAPKPKAYSYLRFSTPEQKQGDSGRRQTTLAREYAEKHGLDLDAQLAFNDEGVSAYRGKNSETGKLGEFLGAVRTGIVPPGAYLLVESLDRISRQAARKAQRVLEDICEEGVTVVTLTDGRAYTKELLDSDPTALLMSLLIFIRANEESTMKSRRLKAAWTGKRQRASSEPITAKCPGWVRLNKATGKWALIPERAEVVQRVFRESLEGRGQHTITQGLNRDAIPVFGKAGHWHRSYVAKLLSNPAVMGTYVPHSLEWLDGKRARKALDPIQGYFPAVVDSETYQRVQALRMDAASPQRGRHAGKDLRNIFGGLLRCSECGGAMVMVNKGKRSQPYVVCGKAKTGAGCGYRAVRYERLEYALLNHAPQLLAIIPGGGSEEGEEVQAELDRAEAALDAADDLLAQLGEDYRNTRLRTLLTQIQEVEQERDALKAKRDELVERRDATVGPFLEQRASEALSAVTAEPLDRKRANVALRTVLASVTVNPRGGLMVLRWKHGGEAQHLFSFPEE
- a CDS encoding YifB family Mg chelatase-like AAA ATPase, which translates into the protein MLMCGPPGSGKTMLARRLPSILPTMTFTEALEVTKIYSVLGMLGEDQALMRERPFRAPHHTISDAGLVGGGPAARPGELSLGHHGVLFLDELPEFRKNVLEVLRQPMEEGLIHLARASQNVTYPCRVMLVAAMNPCPCGYFNVPGRTCTCAEHRVFDYHARVSGPLLDRIDITLQTRPVEYHQIARTHADEPPSTYYRERVEAARERQRTRFRDEPGVHCNAQMPPRLLRGHCVLSSRAERMLELAVRHHGLSARAHDRILKLALTRADLEGHARIEDVDIQLAIDCRILDRRGWLHANTHGALPGRPDAFSRPGKP